The following is a genomic window from Sciurus carolinensis chromosome 3, mSciCar1.2, whole genome shotgun sequence.
AGTGCAAAGAAATTCTCTTGTGAAGAAGGGGGTACtgtttaagtttttctaatgctGTTTACCTCATATTCATCTAGAGTTTATAGTCACTGTATTTGCTTATTGGGTATATAGATTCATAAACAACTTCTGTCatggggagaggagaaggggagtGATGATTGCCAGGAGTTTTTAGGACTTATGGAAATGAACGATAATGTTTATTTTAGTCATCACAGATATTTCTTATACCCCTACTATGTTTACTTGAggataaaaaaatgacaaataaatctGAACAAAAACTGtactttattgatttttcagaGTTAAGAGGAAGATTTATGACACATGGTAACTTCCGGCCAGTTTGGAAGAAAGTAGACTGAATACAGAGATGCTAGACTGCTGCTAAGGCCCACGGACAATCCCCAACTCACTCTTCTCTATGAGACTTAAAGATTTATTAATAATATGCTGCCTCTGCAAAACAAAAAGAGCCTAGTGCCAAGAAGGTGTATTCTTCAGTATTTGGAGTAGACGTGCTCTCAAGACAATGGCTTCGAAGGTCTCCTGCTTATATGTTTTGACCGTCGTGTGCTGGGCCAGCGCTCTCTGGTACTTGAGTGTGACTCGTCCTACTTCATCCTACACTGGCTCCAAGCCATTCAGCCACCTAACAGTTGCCAGGAAGAACTTTACATTTGGCAACATAAGAACTCGACCTATAAACCCACATTCTTTTGAATTTCTAATAAATGAGCCCAACAAATGTGAGAAAAACATTCCTTTTCTTGTTATCCTCATCAGTACAACCCACAAGGAATTCGATGCCCGCCAGGCAATCCGGGAGACATGGGGGGATGAGAACAACTTTAAAGGGATCAAGATAGCTACCCTCTTCCTTCTGGGCAAGAACGCAGACCCTGTTCTGAATCAGATGGTGGAGCAGGAGAGCCAGATCTTCCATGACATCATCGTGGAGGACTTCATTGACTCCTACCATAATCTGACCCTCAAAACTTTAATGGGGATGAGATGGGTAGCCACTTTCTGTTCAAAAGCCAAGTATGTCATGAAAACAGACAGTGACATTTTTGTAAACATGGACAACCTTATTTATAAACTCCTGAAACCCTCCACCAAGCCAAGAAGAAGGTATTTTACTGGCTATGTTATCAACGGAGGGCCCATCCGGGATGTCCGCAGTAAATGGTACATGCCCAGGGATTTGTACCCTGATAGCAACTACCCACCATTCTGTTCTGGGACTGGCTACATCTTTTCAGCTGATGTGGCTGAACTCATTTACAAGACCTCACTGCACACAAGGCTGCTTCACCTCGAAGATGTATATGTGGGACTGTGTCTTCGCAAACTAGGCATACATCCTTTCCAGAACAGTGGCTTCAATCACTGGAAAATGGCCTACAGTTTGTGTCGGTATCGCCGTGTTATCACTGTGCATCAGATCTCTCCAGAAGAAATGCACAGAATCTGGAATGACATGTCAAGCAAGAAACACCTCAGATGTTAGAATTTTTACCCATgtaaatatgtttcttttcttttttaagaaatgggGAGTAAGGTGTTGGTATTTTACAAGTGTCACCAGGGGAAATGAACCGGTGAAGGGGTTTTGTACAGATTTTGCCTCCCACTCCTAGCTCCTTCTTGGATTACCAATTCACAAATGCTAAACTTTGGTCTTAGAAACAATAAATGAGTTAGAAGGATCAGATTTCATTCTCAGGTCCTAAGACATGCCATTTATCTCAAAAAGTGACTTCCAAACAACTCCTAGGATTTATGCGCTGTGCATCTGAGATCAAAATTTGGTTCTGGGAAACTGAAACTCACAGTAATATCTTCATATCATCTCcgcaaataaataagtaaataactttttcaaaaacaattcagAAATGATGCACAGTCAGGAAGACACACTGGATGTGATTATTAATACTGTGTGTGTTACTGTTACATTGAATTTTTACATATGTTGCCATGTAATGTGTACCGTATTCGTGGTTCCAATACTGGCAGGGAGGCTGCAGTGAAATGGATGGGAATTTAAACTTGAGAATCAAACAGTCCGTGTGTTTGAAAGACAACTCTGCTTGCTCATCCGAGGATTAAACCTGGTCAGCAGGTAGAATGTGTATAAAATGCAActtaaagtaaacaaaaaaaaatttttttttgctcttttggaACATTACATGGTGCCTCCAAGGAGACTTTGCCAAATGTAATAATCTCGCCTGCTTCCTTCTGCATAATGCTGCTAAGTGCATTTCAGTTTCTGCATCAGGAAAGCACATGTCTCCATATGTAGAAAACAAGCTGGTAGGAAGCCAGAGAACAATGAATCGCAttgagaaaatatgaatttagGTATACATTATAATTAACATAAGCTTAGTAATAGTATAAGATGCCCTTCCCACACATTTGCAAGCTCATGAGAAAATCTTTAACAGGTACCATATTATTGAAAGATTTGGCCCTACTGTTGATAGAAGTGATAGTAACACTAGAAACATCCAAGTACCCTTTAGCAGCAAAGCTGTTATAAGGTGTTCTCGGGGCTATATGATTGAGTACCATaggaaggaagggtggggaaGCCTGGGTTCAGATTTTATTGATGCCACCAAACCACATGAGCAGGCCTCTTAACCTTGCTGTACTTCAATATGCTCACTTGTACAATGGCTGTTAAAAAACACCTACCTCACAGGTGCTGTGAGAGCAAATTGCATTTGCTAAGATTTTTGAGATCCTTAGTTTAAAAGGTGCTACATAATGCAATGTATTATGCATTATGCCAAATGCTAAAATGATTACAACAACTATAATGATGGTCATCAGTAGTAATACATCATCTTAATATAAAATCTATCAAAATAAAGATTAACTATGAACTATCAGTGTTCTTAATTCTTCCAAGGCTTTGACTTTTCCTTGGCTATAACTTAATTGTTTGGTGAAACTTCGATTTCTTTGCCATCTCTTCTGTTTTCAATGAGTAAGCTACCTTTTCCATGTGTTTCCTTGCTAACCCCAGGAGCTGTAGGTGAGGGCTTCGGTCTTTCTTAGGGGGAAGCATTGGCTGGGAGTCTATTACAGTAAGTGAAGCATACACTTGCAGAATGCATCATGGCAACTTAGATCTCAGGAAACGTTTCGCTTGAATTATCTTCAAGAACTTTGAGGACAGATAGAGTTACTTCTATCAGAAGAATAGGCACTCAGCAAACCTACACATTGTAGGTCTCCCATTCATTAGAAAACTCATTGTTCTCAAAGGAAGTCCCCAGCTGAAAAAGTacaccttttaatttatttattattttttaagctgACCCTTGGAAGCCCCCATAGAAGTTGATGGCAAACAggcaaataaaatgaacaaatagaagTCAAGGCCTATTTCTTGAAGACACTGGATCTCTCATCTCCAGCCCCCAAATTCCAAATTTAAGACAGAATTTCCTGTCCCTTAACACATCTCATTTCTGGTCAACAAGACTGATGATTTTGATTACAGAACAAAGTTAGTGACCTTGGGAGATATGGAGCAGCACAAGGTGAGCCTCCCACCCTGTAGCATCAACTGCTGTGAGCTCCAGTTACTGGGGAAGTCTCATTCTTGGCTCACCTCCCAACCATGCAGCTGAA
Proteins encoded in this region:
- the B3galt1 gene encoding beta-1,3-galactosyltransferase 1, yielding MASKVSCLYVLTVVCWASALWYLSVTRPTSSYTGSKPFSHLTVARKNFTFGNIRTRPINPHSFEFLINEPNKCEKNIPFLVILISTTHKEFDARQAIRETWGDENNFKGIKIATLFLLGKNADPVLNQMVEQESQIFHDIIVEDFIDSYHNLTLKTLMGMRWVATFCSKAKYVMKTDSDIFVNMDNLIYKLLKPSTKPRRRYFTGYVINGGPIRDVRSKWYMPRDLYPDSNYPPFCSGTGYIFSADVAELIYKTSLHTRLLHLEDVYVGLCLRKLGIHPFQNSGFNHWKMAYSLCRYRRVITVHQISPEEMHRIWNDMSSKKHLRC